From one Bacillus sp. FJAT-42376 genomic stretch:
- a CDS encoding YqhV family protein, with protein sequence MKNWWSGLDQTVLAMAGLRFLSASIELTAAICMLFVNDVRKAIAINSVLAIVGPAIFIGTMAIGIFQIAGEISYGKMVFIGLGVVFILVGIYK encoded by the coding sequence ATGAAAAATTGGTGGAGTGGACTGGATCAGACTGTACTCGCTATGGCCGGTCTCAGGTTTTTATCTGCAAGTATTGAACTCACAGCGGCTATCTGCATGCTGTTTGTGAATGATGTAAGGAAAGCGATCGCAATCAATTCTGTTTTAGCTATTGTTGGTCCGGCCATTTTTATAGGAACGATGGCGATAGGAATTTTTCAGATTGCCGGTGAGATATCTTATGGAAAAATGGTGTTCATCGGTCTTGGGGTTGTCTTTATTTTAGTTGGAATTTATAAGTAA
- the efp gene encoding elongation factor P yields MISVNDFRTGLTIEVDNGIWRVIDFQHVKPGKGAAFVRSKLRNLRTGAIQEKTFRAGEKVAKAQIETRRMQYLYASDDMHVFMDNESYEQIELPAASIEYELKFLKENMEVQIMMFQAETLGVELPNTVELKVTETEPGIKGDTASGGTKPAKLETGLTVNVPFFINEGDVLIINTTESSYVSRA; encoded by the coding sequence ATGATTTCAGTTAATGATTTTCGCACAGGTTTAACCATTGAGGTGGATAATGGTATCTGGCGCGTTATTGATTTCCAGCATGTTAAACCGGGTAAAGGTGCGGCATTCGTCCGCTCCAAGCTTCGCAACCTGCGAACTGGTGCTATTCAGGAAAAAACATTCCGAGCGGGCGAAAAAGTAGCTAAAGCACAGATTGAAACGCGCAGAATGCAATATTTATATGCCAGTGATGATATGCATGTATTCATGGATAATGAATCGTATGAGCAAATTGAACTTCCGGCTGCATCCATTGAATATGAGCTGAAATTCCTGAAAGAAAACATGGAAGTTCAAATCATGATGTTCCAGGCTGAAACTCTTGGAGTGGAGCTTCCGAACACAGTTGAATTAAAAGTTACGGAAACAGAGCCTGGAATTAAAGGTGATACAGCTTCAGGAGGTACGAAACCAGCTAAACTAGAAACGGGACTAACCGTGAACGTACCTTTCTTTATCAATGAGGGGGACGTGCTTATAATCAACACAACAGAATCCTCCTATGTTTCCAGAGCATAA
- the spoIIIAA gene encoding stage III sporulation protein AA, translating to MEEIMRILPESIRHHVDGIEEWNRQKLEEIRIRVHKPVEVIFSGRHLFLPYAATPEDGQVLLSEISGFSIYTLEEELRRGYITISGGHRIGLAGKVITSNGRVKMIRDVTSFNIRVARQKIGAGEPLIPFLYERRWLNTLIIGPPQTGKTTLLRDIARVISTGDQERRSMKVGIVDERSEIAGSVNGIPQHSFGHRLDVLDSCPKAEGMMMMIRSLSPDVLVADEIGSAEDCHAIMEAVHAGVQVMVSVHGFGAHDASKRPSIQPLLEQGVFERVVELSRRQGMRHMRILKSDLMPLTEEEIVWSS from the coding sequence ATGGAAGAGATTATGCGGATCCTTCCTGAGTCGATTAGGCATCATGTAGATGGTATCGAGGAATGGAATCGGCAAAAGCTTGAAGAAATCCGTATCAGGGTGCATAAACCTGTTGAAGTCATATTCAGCGGCCGGCATCTTTTTCTGCCTTATGCAGCTACACCGGAAGATGGACAAGTGCTTCTGAGTGAGATAAGCGGATTCTCCATTTATACCCTTGAGGAAGAGCTTCGCAGAGGGTACATTACCATTTCCGGGGGTCACAGGATCGGGCTTGCGGGGAAAGTCATTACGTCGAATGGGCGGGTAAAAATGATTAGAGACGTCACGTCTTTCAATATCCGGGTAGCCAGACAAAAAATAGGAGCAGGCGAACCGCTGATTCCTTTTTTGTATGAACGCCGCTGGCTGAATACGCTGATTATAGGACCGCCCCAAACAGGGAAGACGACCCTCCTTAGAGATATAGCCCGTGTCATCAGTACAGGGGATCAGGAGAGGAGGAGCATGAAGGTCGGGATTGTGGATGAACGTTCCGAAATTGCCGGCTCTGTTAACGGCATTCCGCAGCATTCTTTTGGTCACCGGCTGGATGTTTTGGACTCATGTCCTAAGGCAGAAGGGATGATGATGATGATCCGTTCTCTAAGTCCTGATGTTCTGGTGGCAGATGAAATTGGGTCAGCGGAAGATTGCCATGCGATCATGGAAGCTGTTCATGCAGGTGTGCAGGTGATGGTGAGCGTCCATGGATTTGGGGCACATGATGCCTCAAAAAGGCCGTCCATTCAGCCTCTGTTAGAGCAGGGGGTATTTGAAAGGGTTGTGGAACTCAGCCGGAGACAGGGTATGAGACACATGCGTATTCTGAAATCAGATTTGATGCCCCTCACTGAGGAGGAAATCGTATGGTCAAGCTGA
- the spoIIIAB gene encoding stage III sporulation protein SpoIIIAB, which yields MVKLIGAAMILFASTWIGFELAGRFGKRTRLLREMKVAMQSLEAEIVFSQKPLKAAAADLSEQLEKPLSQFFSQFSHILSRGGIDTKAAWKESLDQLAAASTLQKGELEVMKQFGETLGKHDLISQQKHIRLAMVHLEREEAEAGEKQNRYERMIKSIGFLSGLLLVIVLL from the coding sequence ATGGTCAAGCTGATTGGAGCTGCTATGATTCTATTTGCTTCCACATGGATCGGGTTTGAACTCGCAGGCAGATTTGGAAAGAGGACAAGGCTCCTTAGGGAAATGAAGGTTGCGATGCAATCACTGGAAGCAGAAATTGTCTTTAGCCAAAAACCGTTAAAAGCCGCTGCGGCTGATTTATCTGAACAGCTGGAAAAGCCGCTGTCCCAATTTTTTTCGCAATTCTCACACATTCTATCCCGCGGGGGGATTGACACGAAAGCAGCATGGAAAGAGAGTCTGGATCAGCTTGCAGCAGCCAGTACTCTTCAAAAAGGGGAACTTGAGGTCATGAAACAATTCGGAGAAACACTTGGAAAACATGATCTGATTTCTCAGCAAAAACATATCAGACTCGCGATGGTCCATTTAGAACGGGAGGAAGCGGAGGCGGGGGAAAAACAGAACCGATATGAAAGAATGATTAAAAGCATTGGATTTTTGAGCGGGCTTTTGCTTGTGATTGTTCTGCTGTAG
- the spoIIIAC gene encoding stage III sporulation protein AC: MGVDINIIFQIAGIGIVVAFLHTILDQMGKKEYAQWVTLLGFIYILFMVASIVDDLFKKIKAVFLFQG; this comes from the coding sequence ATGGGCGTCGATATAAATATCATTTTTCAAATAGCCGGTATCGGAATCGTTGTCGCGTTCCTGCACACGATCCTGGATCAAATGGGAAAGAAAGAATATGCGCAATGGGTCACCCTGCTGGGGTTTATTTATATCCTTTTTATGGTGGCATCGATTGTAGATGACCTTTTTAAAAAGATTAAAGCGGTCTTTCTTTTCCAAGGGTAA
- the spoIIIAF gene encoding stage III sporulation protein AF translates to MSFLTSWITNILLFILLAIVIDLLLPNSSMQKYAKMVIGLMLIVIILNPVFNLFSVDINKLISEFQINNLSQDEESKKLIESQKKEIQASQRAYILEQMAVQMKKDAGEDLEKSFHMNISSIDIHIQNGQEAIESSKDVQSVDVFLSTASQKQQPSVEAITPVRIDTSKELAPKEEIDKNRLEEMTVLLAKIWQLDQSQIQIHAEGGENQVHE, encoded by the coding sequence ATGTCTTTTCTCACAAGCTGGATTACCAATATTTTGCTGTTTATCCTGCTCGCGATTGTGATTGATCTGCTCCTGCCAAACTCCTCCATGCAGAAATACGCAAAAATGGTCATAGGGCTGATGCTGATTGTGATCATACTGAATCCCGTTTTCAATTTATTCTCTGTAGACATTAACAAGCTGATCAGTGAGTTTCAAATAAACAACCTATCCCAAGATGAAGAATCAAAAAAATTAATCGAATCTCAGAAAAAAGAAATACAAGCCTCACAGCGTGCATATATTTTAGAACAAATGGCTGTCCAAATGAAAAAAGATGCCGGGGAGGATTTGGAGAAATCGTTTCATATGAATATCAGCAGCATTGACATTCACATACAGAATGGGCAGGAAGCGATCGAAAGCAGTAAAGATGTTCAGTCTGTTGATGTATTTTTAAGCACCGCATCCCAAAAGCAGCAGCCGTCCGTAGAAGCAATCACACCGGTTCGAATTGATACATCAAAAGAACTGGCTCCTAAGGAGGAAATAGACAAAAACCGTTTGGAAGAAATGACCGTGCTGCTTGCGAAAATATGGCAGCTGGATCAGAGCCAGATTCAGATTCATGCGGAAGGAGGGGAAAATCAAGTTCATGAGTGA
- the nusB gene encoding transcription antitermination factor NusB, which translates to MNRRAAREKALQALFQIDVSQIDPADALQHAFDEDEINSFTRELVTGTISHIEEIDALIKPHLVNWKLDRLANVDRGILRLAAYEMKYEDGIPASVSIDEAIELAKAFGDDQSSRFVNGVLSNIRKDIETI; encoded by the coding sequence ATGAACAGAAGAGCAGCGCGAGAAAAAGCTTTACAGGCATTATTTCAGATAGATGTGAGCCAAATTGATCCAGCCGATGCTTTGCAGCACGCATTCGATGAAGATGAAATTAATTCCTTTACACGCGAACTTGTAACAGGAACAATCTCTCATATAGAGGAGATTGATGCATTGATCAAACCTCATCTTGTTAATTGGAAGCTGGATAGACTTGCAAATGTTGACAGAGGCATTCTTCGTCTGGCTGCTTATGAGATGAAATATGAAGATGGGATTCCGGCTTCTGTTTCAATTGACGAAGCGATTGAACTGGCAAAAGCATTTGGTGACGATCAATCAAGCCGTTTTGTAAATGGGGTACTTTCTAACATTAGAAAAGACATTGAAACCATCTAA
- a CDS encoding SpoIIIAH-like family protein codes for MLKKQTVWLLTMLSLVVVLSVYYITSPEGGTGNEMAAVNPDQKQKDKTEGALPGSAKNEKAADSKGEAKSASGEDGTVVSAVESDELFTSLRMELEDQRSELKSQLKSIVASKDASAEQKSKAYEQMKELSEIQGKEDTLETLIKSEDYDDALVRVEDNQVLVTVKAKKHSAANANDIIMLVRSEIAGMENVAVSFEPAK; via the coding sequence ATGTTAAAAAAACAAACGGTTTGGCTGCTTACCATGCTGAGTTTAGTTGTCGTACTATCTGTCTATTACATTACATCCCCTGAAGGCGGAACAGGAAATGAAATGGCTGCTGTGAATCCTGATCAAAAGCAAAAGGATAAAACAGAAGGGGCTTTACCTGGAAGTGCGAAAAATGAGAAGGCAGCGGATTCGAAGGGCGAGGCTAAATCAGCTTCCGGTGAAGATGGAACCGTTGTTTCTGCAGTCGAAAGCGATGAGCTCTTTACATCCTTAAGAATGGAACTCGAAGACCAGCGCAGTGAGCTGAAAAGCCAGCTGAAATCCATTGTTGCAAGCAAAGACGCCTCAGCAGAACAAAAAAGCAAAGCGTATGAGCAAATGAAGGAGCTTTCTGAAATACAGGGAAAAGAAGATACGCTTGAAACGCTGATAAAATCAGAAGATTATGATGATGCTTTAGTCAGAGTGGAAGATAATCAGGTGCTTGTTACGGTTAAGGCGAAAAAACACAGTGCAGCAAATGCCAATGATATTATCATGCTCGTGAGAAGTGAAATTGCAGGCATGGAAAATGTGGCCGTTTCTTTTGAGCCGGCGAAATAA
- a CDS encoding UDP-N-acetylmuramoyl-L-alanyl-D-glutamate--2,6-diaminopimelate ligase, which yields MLIQFDSVNEVPINHLFGPLSQRILHLAYDSRQVKKSSVFFSMKGESADGHQYIEEAILNGAAAVYGSSYLHLKSLSAKYPECTFIVVDHVRETMAKFAKRYFQAADEKLKTVGITGTNGKTTVAAYVRSLLTLLGMPAGSIGTTGFWSSTEKLSSQKSTPTTPESADLQYMFQELYHLGDEAVAMEVSSIALDQHRVDQMVFDVAIHTNLSEEHLEYHKTFARYKECKMRLFKQAIHAVINADDEEMGKELSDSFSGKQLTYSLSDDKAADLKGSKLIFSKDGTAFDLTYGGLTYAIKAPIYGDYNVSNVLAAVGACLLLGFEMEQIIGVLPKMESPEGRFQIINGMDGQKVILDYAHTPVALTRLLQEVKKLPHNRLIVMIAGIGIRDFAKMPKMAKVIEHKADEIVVTVDHPGHHDPQAIVDQVMKGFRYPEAAGIHPTLTRKEGVLKSLSLGQSNDIILLTSGCINGAQMVKGKAVPHSDEAIIEEYYSSGRLYRKGKRFPAKKILLKRVKTLTSAGRNNR from the coding sequence ATGCTAATACAATTCGATTCAGTTAATGAAGTGCCAATAAACCATCTATTCGGCCCTCTGTCACAAAGGATTCTACATCTTGCATACGATTCCCGGCAAGTAAAAAAATCATCGGTTTTCTTCAGCATGAAAGGAGAAAGCGCGGATGGACACCAGTATATTGAAGAGGCTATCTTAAATGGGGCTGCTGCCGTTTATGGTTCCAGCTATCTGCATCTTAAATCACTAAGCGCCAAGTATCCTGAGTGTACGTTTATCGTGGTTGACCATGTCAGAGAAACGATGGCGAAATTCGCTAAACGATATTTTCAAGCAGCAGATGAGAAGCTAAAAACAGTCGGTATTACAGGAACAAACGGAAAGACAACAGTCGCTGCTTATGTAAGGTCACTATTGACCCTGCTGGGGATGCCGGCAGGGTCAATCGGCACCACGGGGTTTTGGTCTTCAACGGAGAAATTATCCTCCCAAAAAAGTACTCCTACGACGCCTGAATCGGCTGATTTGCAGTATATGTTTCAAGAACTTTATCATTTGGGAGATGAGGCTGTAGCGATGGAAGTATCATCTATCGCTTTGGACCAGCACCGCGTCGATCAGATGGTATTTGATGTGGCGATTCACACAAATCTTTCGGAAGAGCACTTGGAATACCATAAAACATTTGCCCGGTATAAAGAATGTAAAATGAGATTATTCAAACAGGCCATTCATGCGGTTATTAATGCCGATGATGAAGAGATGGGGAAGGAGCTTTCGGACAGTTTTTCCGGAAAACAGCTCACCTACAGCCTCTCAGACGATAAAGCTGCCGACCTGAAAGGAAGCAAACTGATTTTCAGTAAAGACGGCACAGCATTTGACTTGACCTATGGAGGCCTCACCTATGCAATAAAAGCCCCGATTTATGGGGACTATAACGTTTCCAACGTCTTGGCAGCCGTCGGAGCGTGTCTTTTACTCGGATTCGAAATGGAGCAGATTATTGGCGTACTTCCGAAGATGGAAAGTCCTGAAGGCCGCTTTCAGATTATAAATGGCATGGACGGGCAAAAGGTTATTCTTGATTATGCGCATACACCTGTTGCCTTGACCCGTCTTTTACAAGAAGTGAAAAAGCTTCCTCACAATCGGCTTATTGTCATGATTGCCGGAATCGGGATCAGGGATTTTGCTAAAATGCCCAAAATGGCGAAGGTGATTGAACACAAGGCGGATGAAATCGTCGTCACAGTCGATCATCCCGGCCATCATGATCCCCAGGCTATCGTTGATCAAGTCATGAAGGGCTTTCGCTATCCTGAGGCAGCCGGGATTCATCCCACACTAACGAGGAAAGAGGGAGTCCTGAAATCACTGAGCCTTGGCCAATCAAATGATATCATCCTGCTGACCAGCGGATGCATCAATGGAGCTCAGATGGTAAAAGGAAAAGCGGTGCCCCATTCCGATGAAGCCATTATTGAAGAATATTATTCATCCGGCAGGCTATACAGGAAGGGGAAACGATTTCCTGCAAAGAAAATCCTCCTGAAGAGAGTTAAAACCCTTACTTCGGCCGGCAGGAATAATCGATAA
- the accC gene encoding acetyl-CoA carboxylase biotin carboxylase subunit, translating to MIKKLLIANRGEIAVRIIRACKELEIETVAVFSEADRDALHVQLADEAYCIGPTSSKDSYLNFTNIISVANLTGADAIHPGYGFLAENADFAELCRECSITFVGPSPEAISKMGTKDVARETMRAANVPIVPGSKGIIKNIEEAVSLADEIGYPVIIKATAGGGGKGIRVARDQKDLEKGIRITQQEAETAFGNPGVYIEKFIEDFRHVEIQVMADSHGNTIHLGERDCTIQRRLQKLVEESPSPALDPEMREKMGLAAVRAAEAVAYTGAGTVEFIFDYNEQKYYFMEMNTRIQVEHPVTEMVTGTDLIKEQIKVASGEALGLRQEDVQFKGWAMECRINAENPSKNFMPSPGKIEMYLPPGGLGVRVDSAVYPGYSIPPYYDSMIAKLITYGETREEAIARMRRALSEFVIEGVYTTIPFHLKLLEHETFKSGNFNTKFLELYPLMET from the coding sequence ATGATTAAGAAATTACTCATTGCCAATAGGGGAGAAATAGCAGTCAGAATCATTAGGGCATGCAAAGAGCTCGAAATTGAAACGGTGGCTGTTTTTTCTGAAGCGGACAGAGATGCCCTGCACGTTCAGCTTGCAGATGAAGCGTATTGTATTGGACCCACTTCTTCTAAGGACAGCTATTTAAACTTTACAAATATCATCAGTGTCGCGAATTTAACAGGAGCTGATGCGATTCATCCAGGATACGGTTTTCTTGCGGAAAATGCTGATTTTGCCGAGCTGTGCAGAGAATGCAGCATTACGTTTGTCGGGCCGAGTCCGGAAGCCATTTCTAAAATGGGCACAAAAGATGTAGCGCGGGAAACGATGCGTGCAGCAAATGTTCCGATTGTTCCCGGCTCAAAAGGAATTATTAAAAATATAGAAGAAGCGGTTTCTTTAGCGGATGAAATAGGGTATCCGGTTATTATAAAGGCTACTGCAGGCGGCGGCGGAAAAGGAATCCGAGTGGCAAGAGACCAGAAGGATCTTGAAAAAGGAATCCGCATTACACAGCAGGAAGCAGAAACAGCCTTTGGAAACCCGGGTGTATACATTGAAAAATTTATAGAAGATTTCCGCCATGTTGAAATTCAGGTTATGGCAGATTCCCATGGAAACACAATCCATCTTGGAGAGCGTGACTGCACCATTCAGCGCAGGCTGCAGAAGCTCGTAGAAGAATCGCCGTCACCTGCTCTGGACCCTGAGATGCGTGAAAAAATGGGACTGGCTGCAGTACGTGCTGCAGAAGCAGTGGCTTATACAGGAGCGGGAACAGTTGAGTTCATTTTTGATTATAATGAACAAAAATACTATTTCATGGAAATGAATACGAGAATACAGGTAGAACATCCCGTTACAGAGATGGTCACTGGTACAGATTTGATTAAAGAGCAAATCAAAGTGGCTTCTGGAGAAGCTCTCGGATTAAGGCAGGAAGATGTGCAATTTAAAGGCTGGGCAATGGAATGCCGTATTAATGCAGAGAACCCTTCCAAAAACTTTATGCCTTCTCCAGGGAAAATTGAAATGTATCTGCCGCCGGGCGGACTTGGTGTACGGGTTGATTCAGCAGTATATCCGGGCTATTCGATTCCTCCATACTATGACTCCATGATTGCGAAACTGATTACATATGGGGAAACAAGAGAAGAAGCGATTGCCAGAATGAGACGTGCTCTTAGTGAATTTGTCATTGAAGGCGTATATACAACGATCCCTTTCCATTTGAAATTGCTGGAGCATGAAACGTTCAAAAGCGGAAATTTTAACACCAAGTTTCTGGAATTGTATCCGTTAATGGAAACTTAA
- the spoIIIAG gene encoding stage III sporulation protein AG, with protein sequence MSEKTAWMDKVKKIFGQHEGQSKFNPKTILILLAAGIGVMLISSLTGQGSSPASKVQQAAASPGTTNSAEQEVFKQSGDSEKDLIAGYEQEYENQLKEVLETISGIDDVSVVVNVDATSLKVLEKNRNTQSQTTNETDRDGGERKVEDVQSDEQIVIIKQGDKETPIVLQYTKPAIRGVLVVAKGADNVQIKKMIVDSVTRVLGVESFKVAVAPKKIKEAS encoded by the coding sequence ATGAGTGAAAAAACAGCATGGATGGATAAAGTGAAAAAAATCTTCGGGCAGCACGAGGGACAATCAAAATTCAATCCAAAAACCATTCTGATCCTGCTCGCAGCAGGTATCGGGGTAATGCTGATCAGCAGCCTGACGGGGCAGGGGAGCAGCCCGGCGAGTAAAGTTCAGCAGGCCGCCGCTTCTCCGGGAACCACGAATTCAGCGGAACAAGAGGTTTTCAAGCAGAGCGGCGACTCAGAAAAGGATTTAATCGCAGGCTACGAACAGGAGTATGAAAATCAGCTGAAGGAAGTACTGGAGACCATCAGTGGAATTGATGATGTTTCAGTGGTCGTTAACGTAGATGCGACGTCCCTTAAAGTTCTTGAGAAAAACCGGAATACGCAGAGTCAGACTACGAATGAGACCGACCGCGACGGAGGCGAAAGGAAAGTTGAGGATGTTCAATCGGATGAACAGATTGTCATCATCAAACAAGGCGATAAAGAAACGCCGATTGTTCTTCAATATACGAAACCGGCAATCAGGGGTGTACTCGTTGTCGCCAAAGGGGCGGACAACGTTCAAATAAAAAAAATGATCGTGGACTCTGTGACGCGGGTGCTTGGGGTTGAAAGCTTCAAAGTTGCAGTAGCTCCGAAAAAAATAAAGGAGGCTTCATAA
- the accB gene encoding acetyl-CoA carboxylase biotin carboxyl carrier protein, translating to MLKIQEIRELIKLIDQSSIDEFTYENEGAKLLLKKSAPEAVYSLPVQPQADAPVQAAAPAQAANHQAEQVQPKAEEKQTSAPAQDENLVKITSPMVGTFYAASSPESGNYVEIGSKVKNDSVVCIVEAMKLFNEIEAETKGEIVEILAENGQLVEYGQPLFLVKPE from the coding sequence ATGTTGAAAATCCAGGAGATTCGGGAACTGATCAAGTTAATCGACCAATCTTCAATTGACGAATTTACATACGAAAATGAAGGTGCAAAGCTTTTGCTGAAAAAGTCAGCGCCAGAAGCTGTTTACAGTCTTCCAGTTCAGCCGCAGGCAGATGCACCTGTTCAGGCAGCAGCACCGGCTCAGGCCGCCAATCACCAGGCTGAGCAAGTACAGCCTAAAGCAGAAGAGAAGCAAACCTCTGCTCCGGCTCAAGATGAAAACCTGGTGAAGATTACTTCCCCAATGGTTGGAACCTTCTATGCAGCTTCATCACCTGAGTCAGGAAATTATGTCGAAATCGGTTCAAAAGTAAAAAATGATTCCGTCGTATGTATTGTAGAAGCAATGAAGCTGTTTAATGAAATTGAAGCAGAAACTAAAGGAGAAATCGTGGAAATTCTGGCGGAAAACGGTCAGCTAGTAGAATACGGCCAGCCTCTGTTCCTCGTAAAGCCTGAATAA
- a CDS encoding Asp23/Gls24 family envelope stress response protein translates to MKENRLLEMNQEDSTLGKVEIAPEVIEVIAGIAASEVEGVGNMRGNFASGVAERLGKKNHGKGVKVDLSEEGISIDIYCTMAFGVSIPNVAQSIQDNIRQALLTMTALDITEINVHVVGILFDTKTPEVEIDQEM, encoded by the coding sequence ATGAAGGAAAATCGTTTACTTGAAATGAACCAGGAAGACAGTACACTTGGGAAAGTGGAAATTGCACCGGAAGTCATTGAGGTGATTGCAGGAATTGCCGCTTCTGAAGTTGAAGGTGTAGGAAATATGCGCGGTAATTTTGCTTCGGGCGTAGCGGAGCGACTTGGTAAAAAAAACCACGGCAAAGGGGTAAAAGTGGATTTGTCGGAAGAAGGCATTTCCATTGATATTTATTGCACAATGGCATTTGGTGTATCCATTCCAAATGTGGCCCAATCCATTCAGGATAACATCCGTCAGGCTTTGCTTACGATGACAGCTCTTGACATAACGGAAATTAATGTGCATGTTGTCGGAATTCTTTTTGATACTAAAACTCCTGAAGTAGAGATTGATCAGGAAATGTAA
- the spoIIIAE gene encoding stage III sporulation protein AE codes for MKWLSALIFCFLMVAPYRVQALENVPGEPVQTEDIHSETLPENKEPAEPDPSSAVLDPAAQEGLIRQQADKLNLEQVKNFWDELLVQYGGFLPESQKGSLYDFVTGEKHFSLMDWLKALLKYLFHEILANGKLLGTLILLTIFSVLLQLLQNAFQQSTVSKVAYALVYMVLMIIALNSFHIAIQYTSEAIQSMTNFIMALIPLLLALMASSGGLVSAAFFHPVILFLMNTSGVLIQHIVLPLLFLSALLSIVSTLTDQYKVTQLAQLMRQAGIGLLGTFLTIFLGVISVQGASAAVTDGITIRTAKFLTGNFIPVLGRMFTDATDTVISASVLLKNTVGIAGVAILLAIAAFPALKVLSLAFIYKFAAAILQPVGGGPVIKCLDIISKSVIYIFAALAIVSFMFFLSLTVIIAAGNLTLMVR; via the coding sequence ATGAAATGGCTGTCTGCTTTAATTTTTTGCTTTCTGATGGTCGCTCCTTACCGTGTACAAGCTCTTGAAAACGTCCCCGGAGAGCCTGTTCAAACAGAAGACATTCACAGTGAAACCCTGCCGGAAAACAAAGAGCCGGCTGAACCTGATCCATCTTCTGCCGTTCTGGATCCGGCCGCCCAGGAGGGGCTCATCAGACAGCAGGCGGACAAGCTTAATTTAGAGCAGGTTAAAAATTTCTGGGACGAGCTCCTCGTTCAATACGGCGGTTTTTTGCCGGAGAGCCAAAAAGGAAGCTTATACGATTTTGTGACGGGAGAGAAGCACTTTTCCTTGATGGACTGGCTGAAGGCCCTCCTGAAATATTTGTTTCATGAAATTCTGGCTAACGGAAAACTGTTGGGAACCTTAATTTTGCTGACGATTTTCAGTGTTCTGCTTCAGCTCCTTCAGAATGCTTTTCAGCAGAGTACAGTCAGTAAGGTAGCATATGCACTTGTCTATATGGTGCTGATGATTATTGCGCTGAACAGCTTTCATATCGCTATTCAGTATACGAGTGAAGCGATTCAGTCTATGACAAACTTTATTATGGCCCTTATACCCTTATTGCTGGCGCTGATGGCTTCATCAGGTGGACTTGTTTCGGCAGCATTTTTTCATCCCGTTATTCTCTTTTTAATGAATACAAGCGGAGTTTTAATTCAGCATATCGTGCTGCCTCTTCTTTTTCTATCGGCGCTTTTGAGCATTGTCAGCACCTTGACAGATCAATACAAAGTAACCCAGCTCGCCCAGCTCATGAGGCAGGCGGGAATTGGCCTGCTCGGGACTTTTCTTACCATTTTCCTTGGGGTCATCTCGGTACAGGGGGCGTCTGCTGCCGTAACCGATGGAATTACGATTCGAACAGCTAAATTTCTGACGGGTAATTTTATTCCGGTATTGGGACGCATGTTTACCGATGCGACAGATACCGTGATCAGTGCCTCGGTCCTGTTGAAAAATACGGTAGGGATTGCAGGTGTGGCGATTTTGCTGGCGATTGCAGCTTTTCCGGCACTGAAAGTTCTCTCCCTGGCGTTCATTTATAAATTTGCCGCAGCGATTCTTCAGCCGGTGGGCGGCGGGCCTGTGATCAAATGCCTCGATATTATCAGCAAAAGCGTCATTTATATATTTGCGGCTCTGGCTATCGTCTCTTTTATGTTTTTCCTCAGTCTGACGGTTATTATTGCCGCGGGGAATTTAACTTTAATGGTCCGATAG
- the spoIIIAD gene encoding stage III sporulation protein AD, whose protein sequence is MQIIQIVGLGLVATFLALVLKEQKPTFAFLLVVFTGCVIFLYLVDQVYAIIRMIEKIAVNANVNLIYVETIMKIIGIAYIAEFGAQLTKDAGQGAIASKIELGGKILILTMAIPILTVIIETVIKMIPKF, encoded by the coding sequence ATTCAGATTATCCAAATTGTAGGTCTGGGTCTAGTTGCGACATTTCTTGCTTTGGTCTTAAAAGAACAAAAGCCGACTTTCGCCTTTCTTTTGGTTGTTTTTACGGGATGTGTTATTTTTCTGTACCTGGTAGATCAAGTATATGCAATCATCCGGATGATTGAAAAAATTGCAGTGAATGCAAACGTCAACCTGATTTATGTAGAAACCATTATGAAAATAATCGGAATTGCCTATATTGCTGAATTTGGCGCCCAGCTCACAAAGGATGCGGGCCAGGGAGCGATTGCTTCCAAGATTGAACTGGGCGGCAAAATCCTGATTTTAACGATGGCTATTCCGATCCTAACCGTCATTATTGAAACGGTCATCAAAATGATCCCGAAATTCTGA